In the genome of Mytilus edulis chromosome 3, xbMytEdul2.2, whole genome shotgun sequence, one region contains:
- the LOC139515871 gene encoding protein tumorous imaginal discs, mitochondrial-like, which yields MSKNVLCNYIYPRLRIHHCTVIRCISTQNHYANLKIKPNASVKEIKEAYINLTKEHHPDSNLNDNANHDQFLKISESYQILIDLKKRQEYDQSKGYSKKPPGKSSRTYSGYQQNTYANYQNAYTDYRSNEDKRREALRRKHNFEQFKKSKHGLSDLVDIGLVLASLTAAYFLIIGILSSTVGKAQKEKHAKMAKYSKLYTDDIDQILEKGGKNWDEADKWIAREYIAKHYREGKNSKR from the exons ATGAGTAAAAATGTCTTGTGTAATTACATTTACCCAAGACTAAGAATTCATCATTGTACAGTTATTAG GTGTATATCAACACAGAATCATTATGCCAACCTTAAGATAAAGCCTAATGCTTCTGTGAAAGAAATAAAAGAAGCTTATATTAATTTGACAAAAGAG CATCATCCAGATTCTAATCTCAATGATAATGCCAATCATgatcaatttttgaaaataagcGAGTCTTACCAAATATTGATTGATTTAAAGAAAAGACAGGAATACGATCAATCTAAAGGGTACAGTAAAAAACCACCAGGAAAAAGTTCTCGTACATATTCAGGATATCAACAGAATACCTATGCAAATTATCAGAATGCATATACAGATTACCGCAG CAATGAGGATAAAAGACGTGAAGCGTTACGAAGGAAACATAATTTTGAACAGTTTAAGAAAAGCAAACATGGTTTAAGTGATTTGGTTGACATAGGATTAGTTTTAGCTTCATTAACAGCAGCTTATTTTCTAATTATTGGAATTCTATC gAGTACAGTTGGAAAAGCCCAGAAAGAAAAGCATGCAAAGATGGCCAAATATTCCAAACTGTACACTGATGATATTGATCAAATATTAGAAAAAGGCGGCAAAAACTG GGATGAAGCAGATAAATGGATAGCTAGAGAATACATAGCCAAACATTACAGAGAAG gtAAAAACAGCAAGAGGTAA